The window TGCTCGATCCTGGGCTGCCTCAACATCGGCCTTATATTGGGCCACACTCTAATTGACATCGACTTTAACCACCTCGTCCACCTTCTTTGCCATTTCAAGCTCCTTGGGAAAAGTTCCTCGATCGAAGACGACTGAATTTAGCTGTGACTGGAGCTCATCGATCTTTTTGGTCTGCACCAAGGCTTTTTCCTTTGCATACTGAAGCTGGACCTCATCCAAAGCCAATTATGCCCGGGCAGTTTCCTTTTCTGAGGCCAAGCGGTCCATTTTGCTCTTCCATTCTTTGGCCTCGACCTTTAGCACATCCATTTCTGCCCCGTAGCTGATCAATCCGATCAAGATTCTATAGGACCTGCGGGTTCGGAGCGTTAGTCACCGAGTCTAGCTAGTCGTCACTAACCTCAAAGACTTTTACCTTTTCTACCAAGTTGGCGTGCTCCTTCCGAGCTGCCTCTAGCTTGACTTAGAGGTTCTTAACCTCCCCCTCACATTGCTCGCTGAGAAGTTTGTAAGCATCCTTCTTCTCAGTGAGCCCTCAAATCTCGGCCTCATATTGGTTTAACTCTTACCGATATCGGAGAAAAGTATCgtggtgaagcaccgaggcctacaaacacaaagaaaaaaaaagttacgATTATTTACGAATTAATCTAAGTACATAATAGAAGTCATCAAGAGGCATCCGAAGTTACCTGGTTTAACAcatgttgtgcttcgttgaacaggcaGGGGGAGTCCACCTCATTCATCTTGGCTTGATCCTCTTCAGTCACCAGGCACCGAAGATAACTGGCAACCCCTACTATGGAAGATAGGACCTGGGCATCCTCCGGAATAAACATGATGACCGACCGCTTCCGGTCAGGATTTGCACTCGGAGTTGGGAACCGGTTGACTAGTTTCGGACTTGAAGAAGGCCCACTGGTTCCCGAAGAAGGAATCTTCCTTGGCACCGGTAAGTCACCCAACCTGGTGACATCCTCCATGGTGGTAGAGTCTAAGCCATAAACAAGTTGTGAAAGGGGTCTGCCGCCACTTGGGGCCCATCGTTGGGGTGTCCTTTAGCATCTGAGCCTCGTTGATCATGGAATCAGTAAACGAAGGCGACTCAGAGAGATCTATGACTCCGAGTATGTCCTTCGGGGCATTGTCCTCTGCCCGAGAAGCACCATCCGTGGCCTCCTTGTCAGCCTCCCTATCTTGGGGAAAAACGGCCTCGCCCCTCTCTGGTTTGGAGGCCTCGGCCACTGCCTCTTCATCTGCCCCCTGAATTGAGGCAATTAAGTGTCGCCTCTCTCTGGTTCAGAGGCCCCTTGCCCTTCGAGCTGCGACGGCACTCGGGCCACTAGATAAaactcttcttcttcatcttcttcttcggacTCGTCCCTCAGCTGGTGGAGTGAGTCCAATGGGAGCGCTCGGGCACTAGTGCTTTCTTTGGATTTGCGCACCAGCCTCCTCCTCGGTTTTTTCTTCTCCGAGTTCGGAGAACTCGAAACCCTTTTTCGCTTCTTCTCCTCACCTTGTCTCAGAGCAGGGGATTCGCGCGAGGCAATCCACGTCACTGGATGGAGACCTCATTGCGGCATCCTTGGAAAGACCtgcaaagaaaaaaagaaacgaGTAAGAACTCAGCAGCACGAAGGAAACCCAAGTGTTGTCCACTCAAGAAAGGTATCTCACCgcgagaacgggcctcccactgGCCCTTCGAAAGTTTGCGCTATGCGCGCTCGGAATATGGATTTTGAGACACAATGCCCccaacccactccttgagtcgaggggcTGCATTTGGGACCCGAGCAACAGCTGTACCACCACCAAACACTGATAAGAAAGAGGGAAAAGAGAGTAAAATAAAATCTTGGAAAAATGAAACTTTACTTACGTTTGTGTTCCACTTCTTGGGGAACGACATGTACTCTGCTGGGATCgggtccgaggtcctcactcggacaaaacaGCCTAGCCAACCTGGATCCcgatcttcatcgatgctcgagagAGGAACTTTACTAGCCCGGCACGTAAGTTTAATCAGTCCCCCCGAAAGAGTCGGGACTGTATAGACGTATAAGGTGGTCGACGGTGAACGAGGATCCATCGATCTTGCTCACGAAGAACCGGAGGAGAATGATGATCCTCCAGAACGAAGGGTGAATCTGACCTAGGCACACCTCATACCTTTTGCAGAAGTCGATGATGACCGAGTCCAACGGGCCCAGcataaagggataagtgtaaacacttaagtatccctCGACATGGGTGGTGATATCTTCATCGGACCCGGGAACCACCATGTCTTTTCCAACCTAGTTGCAATCCTTTTTTACCATGGGGAGAATATCTTCATTTatcgagcagatgtacctcgagacTTTCTCACACCGGCTCGGTACAGATGAaggtttttcaaccttaaaatcagCGGTTATCGAGCACCCACAAAGGATGAACGTGCTCAGAAGGGGTTCTGCCGCTTGTTCCTCAACGACGGTACGTGGGACGGTCTCCTCGGCGATGTGAAAGTAGTTTTCTTTTGGGGAAAGGTTCTTGAGATCTTCGCCATTTCTTTCCAAATAGAGGGAAATATGAGAAAAAAGAGGAAGTTATAGCAGTATGCTTGATGATTTGGGGTGGAAACAAACAAAGTTCTCACAAATAATCTCAAGAAATCAGAATACATAGTGCCAGAAAAATAGGGGAATTTCTAAGGAGCAAGGAAGAAGGGGGAGTTATAGTTTTCAAATGGCGGTTCGCATCCAGGAAGTGGCCGACCGGTAACTGACGGACATTTAATGTTATTAAGACTTGATTGACGAGACATTTCGTTTATTAGGTCGTTTCTATCGCATGATATCGAGGTGAGAATCGGGAGCTCATGTCGTTTCTTGTCATCTATTCTCCAAAGAACGAGGGGATTATCTGTATACGGTATAAACCGGGCTCATCTAGGATATGGTAAATCGGGCTCGGAACATGAGGAACTAAAGATCGACCCCCGGTCCTACCGGGCCGGAACCCGAGATCGGAAGATCCGTCCTCGAAAATATTGAGTCTGTGATCCCGGAATCGACTGACTCCCAACGAACTCGAGGTAACATTGTCAGCGTAACCCacagaaggccgaaatatccTTAATCGATCGGATCTTGTGGCAGAAATCTCGACATGTATCAATAAGGAGCCGACAAATCAGTAAATcaggagatttttaccttttatagaattgtacctaaagtaggactcccctgctatataaagggggtctgatcacTTGTAAaagacattgtaacacgcattccaaagcaatatattatttttttcattaaaCTCTTATTTTATCTGTGTCCTGATATCGATCGAAGTTCATCCAGTTCAAGAGTGGTTAACCTCCCAAGGCTGTAACTATTTAATTCACGtgatttgaatttattttatcactgtttatttcaattgcaattcAATTCATCGCTTTGTGCCAAGTTAattcacgtatccttagaaccacatacaaatttaattattatccgattttgagggtaaacactaTTCATTTTAATCTGTTTTAAAAGataacaaattttataaaatctttAATTTCAAAAATTGTTACTTCACTTTTGCTGACATACTCTTTTAATTGTAGTGTTGTACGCATAATGTTTCACAAAGGGTGTCGAtattgaagaaataaaaagatttaTTGTAACAATATCATCATAATTAAAAGTAAGTCAAATATATTAATGTAattgtaacaaaaataaaaacaaaaacaaaacttgaatagatgaagaaaaaaactCGAAAAGAATATAAATCCTACTTCTAATTAGTTTTATTTAATATTCTTAATTTGTTTAGACACGAAGTTCAACAATGTATAAAAGACTTTTGAATCTTTTAATTTTAAACTAAAAGTGTGCACAACATATCAAAAATATGATTTAAATCTTGTGATTTTAAATATATCATTAAAATTAATAAgaatattaattaaaaatttaacaaatatagaaaataatatattttaaataaattaaaaaaagtaaaatacaTAAATTGAAATGATATTACTACCAGTATTTAAGAGTAGTTGCTTAATTTGAAGTAAAACGTAAAATTTAAAACTGGAATAACCACAATTATACTGATAAAATTGAAGATAACTAAGGTAAAAAACAAAATAACAgtgataataaaattaaaaaataaaataatagtaataacaatctGATAAGGAGAAAATGGAAGAGAGATAAGGTGCTCTAAAGAATGAGAAGAAAAGCCGATTTATCTTGAGAAGTGACGAATTTTATGACTGAGAAATTAGGTGTGGATAACAATTTGCAACTGGTGGGGACCAGTCACCAGTCATGTCGACTGAGCAACTTGTCTCTCCCACAAAACATGTAAGCACGTGGGAATTTATATAAAAGGGATAAGGTCTATAAGCGTTAATCTGTGGAGTAATAGTCAATCAcattaaaagaaatataaaaaacaATTTAGTGACGAGGTATTAAAAACAAGGGATCTAATATACTTAACCGTTCCCAATTTATGTAATGATGTGACTGGATATAAAATTTAATGAAAAAACCTTTAAATGGTCTAAAATAaggaatatttttatgattataaattatatcattaaagATAATTAATATTTTCTCCGGttcactttaagtgattttttgatATTTATTTTTGTGATCCACATTATTTGATTTTTGAGATATCACGAAggaattaatttctttttttcaaagttgCCTTTGTAGTAAAGAGTCTAGGAGTAGTTTGTTATATATTTAGTgagcaaattaaggttaatatggtcaattttattgttaattaatactaaaaggtaaatttcttaatatgtgtgaaaagagctaaaaaattatttaaagtggACCGAAGGGAGTAACCTTAAACTTAAATATAAAAGTATATCTTGATTTTTAGGAAAAGAGGAAAGAGTGTCACTTAAAATGAGGCAAAACGAATCCCAGTATAATTAATCACatcataatctatatatttatattattaaaagtaGAGGAAAAAGCCTTCTACTTAAGCCAAGTGACAACCTAGAAAAAAGTCACATGACATAAGTAactaataattagttatttagttaataattagttattgactattattgttgaatttaaatatctataaaataataaaataaaatattttataataaaaaacgaaatttaaaaacaaaaacagcctcaaattggagagtagtttcaatttagagtttttaaattattttaaaataaaaaactaaaattacaaaaaataaaaaagtgccaatttaaaatttctttattttttaataatttttctttttctttttaaaaataaaaaaattatttattcagaaaatattattgaaaataatagaataaaatataaaataaacaaatatgtatcttctattatattataaaaataaaataacatacaaaaatttaaataaagtaatatgctaataaataatttaaatattgaCCGCGCATTGCGCGCGGGTACGACTACTAGTTTATTTTAAAACCCAACGACCCCTTACAGTAATATTAACCAGATCGATTCAGTTAGGTCTAGACTCTAGAGTTACTCACATGAAAAGTTTTCAAATTGACAGCCTGTTTGGCCAAAATTTGTTTTTTGGgcaaaaagtgatttttttttttttttaaagttaaggtgtttggccaagcacTTAAAAGTatgggtgttcataaaaatccaaaaaatcgaAACAAACCAAAAGTCGAACCAAATCGaccaaaaaaatcgatactttttatgtttggtttggttttgatttttaattttaaaaaccgttcatatttggtttggttttggttttggttttaatcaaaaaaataatcgaaaaaactgaaccaaaccgactataaaagtagctatttaaatttatatatatatatatatatatatatatatatatatatatatatatatatatatataaagtttctaaaattgaatggtacatattagtcatttttatttttagtctagttctttgctattatattattctaattctttgcctttacattctagtttgattggtagtttttttttgctaagtacaagaatttattttatgttaaaaataatcgatttttaattgagtacttaaattattcataatctatatatttatattattaaaagtaGAGGGAAAAGCCTTCTACTTAAGCCAAGTGACAGCCTAGAAAAACGTCACATGGCATAAGTAactaataattagttatttagttaataattagttattgactattattgttgaatttaaatatctataaaataataaaataaaatattttataataaaaaaacgaaaattaaaaacaaaaactgcctcaaattggagagtagtttcaatttggagtttttaaattattttaaaataaaaaactaaaattacaaaaaataaaaaagtcccaatttaaaatttctttattttttaataaattttctttttatttttaaaaataaaaagtttatttattcagaaaatattattgaaaataatagaataaaatataaaataaataaatatgtatcttctattatattataaaaataaagtagcatacaaaaatttaaataaagtaatatgctaataaataatttaaatattgaCCGCGCATTGCGCGCGGGTACGACTACTAGTTTATTTTAAAACCCAACGACCCCTTACAGTAATATTAACCAGATCGATTCAGTTAGGTCTAGACTCTAGAGTTACTCATATGAAAAGTTTTCAAATTGGCACCCGGTTTGGCCAAATTTTGTTTTTTGGGCAAACGTATTTGTTTTTTAAAGTTAAGGTGTTTGACCAAGCACTTAGAACTTTAGAAGAATAACAGTGCTTTTGAGTAGAAATAAAAGTTGTTATAGctacttttgagaaaatacacttagaagtaatttttaaaaatttcaccAAATActaattattgttcaaaagtatttacaaattaattagtcaaacacaaactataTCTCACCaacaatatattttttgaaataagTTGATATTAGAAGTTTGGACAAACAAGCTATGAATCAGCTTGTATATGTGTTTGAATTTTTGTCAGATTGAGctcactccagtttctatcaacATGGATTTAAGCCCAGAGTTCGATCTTGTAAAATTCCTTTGAACATTATTTTTCAATATTTAGTTATTTAAGACGTGATAGAATATCCAATCAAGGAAGAAAGAACACTTTGATTTCAATATAATGGAAAAGAAGGACCGGTATTAAAACTTGTAGGAACTTGTGTCATTAAATTTTTGTGTCAAGTGATGAAACTTTCAAAAAATGCTAGAGTGTATGACTTAGGGATGCTACAAGAGTAACAAAGAACCAACTTGATTTTACCACAACGACTGTAtttttgctaagaaaattaattaaaatttattacgaaaggaagaaatatttatacacaatgtttattgacctagaaaaaGAATAAGATAGAGTATCAAAAACGATATCAAAAACGATACGTTGAAGGGTATGAAAAAGAAAGATATCATCGGGGGCGAAGCCATATTGTTCtaaggtggtcaattgaccacccttcgccgaaaaattacactgtgtatataggtaaaatattaagttttagaggtataatatatattgaacaccctttgtcggaattttttttcacttctttcagtTTGAACACTCAGAAAAATTCCTGGCTTCGCCACCGGATATTTTACGTATCAAGGAGTCCTTACTAATGTAATAATAATAGCCAAAAACTACGAAGGAACTTCTCTTAAGGGTGAACTTACACCAAGAATAGATTATGCCCATATGCATTTACCCTAATTATGGATAAATTAACACGAATCAAAAGAGGCAAAAGACTCTCAAAAGAAAAGTTCATTGCATAACCATACATAATGCGAACCATACGAAACCGATACATTTACTTAACTTACTCTatcttcctttttttattttcgtttaaTTTATTTTGAATGAGAATTGGTGGGACCAAATTCTATTATGGTACAATAACTAATAAAACCCTGTGCTTAGGCCTCTTAACTAAAATTTATGATCTTTTCAAATTGGCTATTAATCAACGTAAATTCGAGAAATCCTTAATTTTGTGCAAACCAAACACACACATATAACCTTTTCAGTAATTAAAAAACAATAATTTAACTAATTCGAATTCGCACGATGAATTTAATTTAAATCAAGATAAAATCCTCCATTTTCAATTTACGGTGCTCATACTGTCATACCACTGCTTGTTAGTCTAAACTTAGTGGTGgcaaaatagatgaagaaaatagTTATCCATCTATATTATTCACAAAAAAATGAGTtgaataataaatatttgaaataagttAAATATGGATAAGATCTATATTATCCATGTAacaaatggataactaatgagtttaacttttatataagACTCGAATTGAGGGTTCATTGAAAGACTAAAAATTTCTCCAAAAgtaatcatattcaagaagtcatgaatAATATGAATATTCATAATATTCGTCGATTAATCCATTTtctatccatattaaatataaatcgAGTTGAATATTTAATGTGTTTTTGCTTTAGCCATTCGACCCACCCATATCGTCCCCACCCCTAATCTAGCTTATCCCACTCGAGAACAATGATTGCATTATTACaaacttcttttaaaaaaaaaaaaaaaaaggaacgtgGCGTTTGGTGCTGTCAAAGTTGAGCTTTACACGCAATTTGTGAAAAAATGATTAGATCTGGCTAACTAATTAATTTTTCTTCACGTGTAGGTCAAACAATAGAATAACAATTTGTAatttttttctccaaaatttgGAAGTACTCAAGGAGACTTGCGCTTTTGATTCTTCAAATTTACGAGTTTTAGTTTAGATCAACATATATAAacattttttaattaattcaaatagTCTTTTCGTCCCTCAACTTTACTATTATGCTTTATGAATATACACGTCTAATGTTGTAAAATCTATCGTAATTATGGATGTCTACTACTCCCACTATTTTCACTCATGATGTAAATAACCTCCATTAATCATTTCTTCTATGATTGTAACTCTCACACCTCCATAACCCCTCCCCATGATCTTCCCCATGATCTCAATTGTTAATGTCATGTTTAAGACAATTCTTTTGTAACCTTCTATGTAATAATATAAATAGAGGCATGAAATATGATATGGGATATACTTGAACACTTGATGAAATAAGAAAGttatctcttcttctcttattctacttatcttcttgttttatattgttactttgagctatatttcttaagacgttatcagcacgaagttgAGCTCTTTTCGTTGTTCACGTATAAttgttcattttgttttcttCGTTGTATATTTTGATTTCATGATTAGTGTCTTTAATATgctattttataatttttcacaTCTCTAGAtatgtgtaaaaataaataattctatGTTTTCTTAATTTAAGTTATTTGCATGATTGTCATGTAAAAGTTTCTAATTTTCATGTTAATAGAATTAATTGAGAGAAAAATACTTGTTTTATGTTGTTCGACAATTGAAATTGTGTTAGAATTAGAAGATATTTTTGTTCTAATTAACATCAAAGatatattaataatttaaaggaAAAAATAGTATTCTTTTCTATGGAATTATCACTTTAGTGTATATAGATCACAAATTTGATATTATATCAATTTTTAAGATTCTTTACGCTATTATACTAACGATTTCTAATTATTTATCTTCTTTGATAATTTTCACTATGTCGAATTCGTCAAAGTTTGagtttgtggcacttgacatttcTGGAAAGAATTACCTATTACGGGTTCTCAATGCAAAGATTCACTTAGCCACTAAAGGCCTTGGTGACACCATTACTCAGGGTAATGAGGCATCAAGCCAGGAcaaagcgaaggccatgattttccttcatCATCATTtggatgaaggtttgaaggttgaATATTTGATAGTGAAAGATCCACTTAAATTGTGGACTGGCTTGAAGGAAAGGTATGATCACCTTAAGGCTACGGTATTGCCAAGGGCTCGATATGAGTGGATGCACTTACGGTTGTAAGATTTTAAgaccgtaagtgagtataactCTGCTGTATTTCGAATAACTTCCCAATTGATTTATGTGGGGATGTTATGAATGGTGAGGATTTGTTGGAAAAGACTCTTACGTCTTTTCATACCTCAAATATGGTATTACACCAGCAAAACCGTGAATGGggttttaaaaagtattctgaattgATCTCATGCCTTCTGGTGGCTGAGCAACATAATACCCTTTTGCTGAAAATCCATGAATCCTGTCCCACAAGGCCAGCTCAGTTTCCTGAAGCGAATATGGTAGTGAGACGTCATAAGTCTGGAAAAAGACAGAATAATTATCATGGCTATATGAATGTACATGGGCATGGCAATGGAAAGAGACGATATAATAATCGTAATTGTGGTGGTCATGGCAAACGAGAGAACAATATgggttctcaaaataatccttcgaGAGGCAAAAACGGTAACTGCCATCGCTGTGGCATGAAAGGTCATTGGAAAATTGAATGTCGTGCACCTGAGCATTTTGTCAGGCTTTATCAAAACTCCATCAAAAGAAAGGCAAATAATATTGGAGCATCTTCTGCTATTGCCCCAGTGGAGTCTCAATTGacctttaaaaataattttgaggCAGGTCCTTCAAACAAAAATGATGACAATGCCGAGGCAAATCTTGCTTTGAATGATGATGAATTTGAAGGCCTTGGTGATCTTACTcatttggaagttgaagacttcTTTGGAGATCAAAACTAAAGTTTGATCATTTTACTGGAAAATGTaattatgttgttatttttattttcagtatttttttgTCTCGTTCTAAAGTTGTTTTTATTTTCAAGTAGTACTTAAGTTGTTGTTGGTGCTGTTAGTTTTTGCGTATTTCTCATGgtgtacttttatttttttatgaaaaaaataaaattttccagtCTTCAATTGGATCCAAGATGAGTAATGAAGATTTATGCCttttggatagtgctacaactcacacaatattaagagaaaagaaatttttctcttatttggttaTGAAAAAGAcctatgttaatacaatatctggTAGTACAAAGTAAATTGAGGGCTCTGGAAGAGCGACCTTATTAATACCTGGAggaataatattaactattaataatgaattgtattgtagtaagtctcaaa is drawn from Nicotiana tabacum cultivar K326 chromosome 9, ASM71507v2, whole genome shotgun sequence and contains these coding sequences:
- the LOC142163970 gene encoding uncharacterized protein LOC142163970; translation: MSNSSKFEFVALDISGKNYLLRVLNAKIHLATKGLGDTITQGNEASSQDKAKAMIFLHHHLDEGLKVEYLIVKDPLKLWTGLKERYDHLKATQNREWGFKKYSELISCLLVAEQHNTLLLKIHESCPTRPAQFPEANMVVRRHKSGKRQNNYHGYMNVHGHGNGKRRYNNRNCGGHGKRENNMGSQNNPSRGKNGNCHRCGMKGHWKIECRAPEHFVRLYQNSIKRKANNIGASSAIAPVESQLTFKNNFEAGPSNKNDDNAEANLALNDDEFEGLGDLTHLEVEDFFGDQN